Proteins encoded by one window of Conger conger chromosome 1, fConCon1.1, whole genome shotgun sequence:
- the ptgr2 gene encoding prostaglandin reductase 2 isoform X1 — protein MSRISRVVLHSRPGKNGEPTPENFRVEEGTLKTDLKPGEVLVRTLYLSVDPYMRCRMNEDTGTDYISPWTLSECVDGGGVGVVESSRHDALSEGDTVTSFYWRWQTRDAAEGGRLQKLDPQLVNGNLSYFLGTVGMPGLTSLLGVREMGHVTAGANQTMVVSGAAGACGSLAGQIGRLDGCTRVVGICGSEQKCQVLVSELGFTSAVNYRQGDVSAALRESCPDGVDVYFDNVGGPISEAVIEQMNKDSHVILCGQISQYNKDVPYPPPLRKETQEAVLRNNITRERFMVLNYMEKHDAALLQLSQWVKAGQIKVLETIVNGIENMGVAFCSMMTGGNVGKQIVKISD, from the exons ATGTCACGCATATCAAGAGTAGTATTGCATTCGCGACCCG GGAAAAACGGGGAGCCGACTCCAGAAAACTTCCGTGTCGAAGAAGGTACCCTGAAAACTGATCTGAAACCGGGTGAAGTCCTCGTACGGACTTTGTATCTCTCTGTCGACCCCTATATG CGGTGCCGTATGAACGAGGACACGGGGACGGACTACATATCGCCCTGGACGCTGTCGGAGTGCGTGGACGGCGGCGGTGTGGGCGTGGTCGAGTCCAGTCGCCACGACGCCCTCTCCGAGGGGGACACGGTGACGTCGTTCTACTGGCGCTGGCAAACCCGCGACGCGGCGGAGGGCGGCAGGCTGCAGAAG CTGGATCCTCAGCTGGTGAATGGAAACCTGTCCTACTTCCTGGGTACTGTGGGCATGCCAGGACTCACCTCCCTATTGGGGGTGAGGGAAATGGGTCATGTGACAGCTGGAGCCAATCAGACGATGGTCGTCAGTGGAGCAGCAGGGGCTTGTGGGTCACTGGCTGGACAG ATCGGCCGACTGGACGGCTGCACCAGGGTGGTGGGGATCTGCGGCTCGGAGCAGAAGTGCCAGGTCCTGGTGTCGGAGCTGGGCTTCACCTCCGCCGTCAACTACCGCCAGGGAGACGTCTCCGCTGCGCTGAGGGAGAGCTGCCCCGACGGGGTGGACGTCTACTTCGACAACGTGGGCGGGCCCATCAGCGAAGCGGTCATCGAGCAG ATGAACAAAGATAGCCACGTGATCCTCTGTGGACAGATATCCCAGTACAACAAGGATGTGCCGTACCCGCCGCCCCTCAGGAAAGAGACGCAAGAGGCCGTGCTCCGCAATAACATCACCAG GGAAAGGTTCATGGTGCTGAACTACATGGAGAAGCATGACGCCGCTCTCCTACAGCTGAGCCAGTGGGTAAAGGCAGGACAGATCAAA GTGTTGGAGACCATCGTGAACGGAATAGAGAACATGGGAG TGGCGTTTTGCTCCATGATGACAGGGGGTAATGTCGGTAAACAGATTGTGAAGATTTCGGACTGA
- the ptgr2 gene encoding prostaglandin reductase 2 isoform X2: MRCRMNEDTGTDYISPWTLSECVDGGGVGVVESSRHDALSEGDTVTSFYWRWQTRDAAEGGRLQKLDPQLVNGNLSYFLGTVGMPGLTSLLGVREMGHVTAGANQTMVVSGAAGACGSLAGQIGRLDGCTRVVGICGSEQKCQVLVSELGFTSAVNYRQGDVSAALRESCPDGVDVYFDNVGGPISEAVIEQMNKDSHVILCGQISQYNKDVPYPPPLRKETQEAVLRNNITRERFMVLNYMEKHDAALLQLSQWVKAGQIKVLETIVNGIENMGVAFCSMMTGGNVGKQIVKISD, from the exons ATG CGGTGCCGTATGAACGAGGACACGGGGACGGACTACATATCGCCCTGGACGCTGTCGGAGTGCGTGGACGGCGGCGGTGTGGGCGTGGTCGAGTCCAGTCGCCACGACGCCCTCTCCGAGGGGGACACGGTGACGTCGTTCTACTGGCGCTGGCAAACCCGCGACGCGGCGGAGGGCGGCAGGCTGCAGAAG CTGGATCCTCAGCTGGTGAATGGAAACCTGTCCTACTTCCTGGGTACTGTGGGCATGCCAGGACTCACCTCCCTATTGGGGGTGAGGGAAATGGGTCATGTGACAGCTGGAGCCAATCAGACGATGGTCGTCAGTGGAGCAGCAGGGGCTTGTGGGTCACTGGCTGGACAG ATCGGCCGACTGGACGGCTGCACCAGGGTGGTGGGGATCTGCGGCTCGGAGCAGAAGTGCCAGGTCCTGGTGTCGGAGCTGGGCTTCACCTCCGCCGTCAACTACCGCCAGGGAGACGTCTCCGCTGCGCTGAGGGAGAGCTGCCCCGACGGGGTGGACGTCTACTTCGACAACGTGGGCGGGCCCATCAGCGAAGCGGTCATCGAGCAG ATGAACAAAGATAGCCACGTGATCCTCTGTGGACAGATATCCCAGTACAACAAGGATGTGCCGTACCCGCCGCCCCTCAGGAAAGAGACGCAAGAGGCCGTGCTCCGCAATAACATCACCAG GGAAAGGTTCATGGTGCTGAACTACATGGAGAAGCATGACGCCGCTCTCCTACAGCTGAGCCAGTGGGTAAAGGCAGGACAGATCAAA GTGTTGGAGACCATCGTGAACGGAATAGAGAACATGGGAG TGGCGTTTTGCTCCATGATGACAGGGGGTAATGTCGGTAAACAGATTGTGAAGATTTCGGACTGA
- the ptgr2 gene encoding prostaglandin reductase 2 isoform X3, producing the protein MNEDTGTDYISPWTLSECVDGGGVGVVESSRHDALSEGDTVTSFYWRWQTRDAAEGGRLQKLDPQLVNGNLSYFLGTVGMPGLTSLLGVREMGHVTAGANQTMVVSGAAGACGSLAGQIGRLDGCTRVVGICGSEQKCQVLVSELGFTSAVNYRQGDVSAALRESCPDGVDVYFDNVGGPISEAVIEQMNKDSHVILCGQISQYNKDVPYPPPLRKETQEAVLRNNITRERFMVLNYMEKHDAALLQLSQWVKAGQIKVLETIVNGIENMGVAFCSMMTGGNVGKQIVKISD; encoded by the exons ATGAACGAGGACACGGGGACGGACTACATATCGCCCTGGACGCTGTCGGAGTGCGTGGACGGCGGCGGTGTGGGCGTGGTCGAGTCCAGTCGCCACGACGCCCTCTCCGAGGGGGACACGGTGACGTCGTTCTACTGGCGCTGGCAAACCCGCGACGCGGCGGAGGGCGGCAGGCTGCAGAAG CTGGATCCTCAGCTGGTGAATGGAAACCTGTCCTACTTCCTGGGTACTGTGGGCATGCCAGGACTCACCTCCCTATTGGGGGTGAGGGAAATGGGTCATGTGACAGCTGGAGCCAATCAGACGATGGTCGTCAGTGGAGCAGCAGGGGCTTGTGGGTCACTGGCTGGACAG ATCGGCCGACTGGACGGCTGCACCAGGGTGGTGGGGATCTGCGGCTCGGAGCAGAAGTGCCAGGTCCTGGTGTCGGAGCTGGGCTTCACCTCCGCCGTCAACTACCGCCAGGGAGACGTCTCCGCTGCGCTGAGGGAGAGCTGCCCCGACGGGGTGGACGTCTACTTCGACAACGTGGGCGGGCCCATCAGCGAAGCGGTCATCGAGCAG ATGAACAAAGATAGCCACGTGATCCTCTGTGGACAGATATCCCAGTACAACAAGGATGTGCCGTACCCGCCGCCCCTCAGGAAAGAGACGCAAGAGGCCGTGCTCCGCAATAACATCACCAG GGAAAGGTTCATGGTGCTGAACTACATGGAGAAGCATGACGCCGCTCTCCTACAGCTGAGCCAGTGGGTAAAGGCAGGACAGATCAAA GTGTTGGAGACCATCGTGAACGGAATAGAGAACATGGGAG TGGCGTTTTGCTCCATGATGACAGGGGGTAATGTCGGTAAACAGATTGTGAAGATTTCGGACTGA